One segment of Thermodesulfobacteriota bacterium DNA contains the following:
- a CDS encoding ABC transporter permease — translation MIRSLPQSQTYAWGFKLYILFYFTFLFAPLVVTCVLAFNDSQFPSLPWNGFTLEWFTANQADRVGIFNDQINLRSIWISVQTAFFVSLLSLVVGTCAAFLFEQEDFRFKNLLYFLMLAPLVIPGVILGISILSSVNSLGIYFEDTFGLDIEMLRPGFWLVVMGQFAFISTFVSLVVSARLKKFDRTLEEAAYNLGANRFEVIWHITLKFLKPALISSGAVAFLMSFENFNTTLFLVGSEPTLPINLYLQLRDGSTPVINAISFLLIVGTSILALINLTFSKPGKEL, via the coding sequence ATGATACGATCTTTACCTCAATCCCAAACCTATGCTTGGGGATTTAAATTATATATTCTGTTTTATTTTACCTTTTTATTTGCCCCATTGGTTGTCACCTGTGTGCTGGCTTTTAATGATTCGCAATTTCCATCTTTGCCATGGAATGGATTTACCCTTGAATGGTTTACCGCAAACCAGGCCGATCGGGTTGGGATTTTTAACGATCAGATTAATCTCAGGAGTATCTGGATCAGTGTACAAACAGCTTTTTTTGTCAGCCTCCTGTCATTAGTGGTTGGGACATGCGCTGCCTTTCTTTTTGAACAGGAAGATTTTCGTTTCAAAAACCTGCTGTATTTTTTAATGCTGGCACCCCTGGTCATCCCCGGCGTTATTTTAGGGATATCGATTTTAAGTTCAGTTAACAGTTTGGGTATCTATTTTGAGGATACATTTGGTCTGGATATTGAGATGTTAAGACCTGGATTTTGGCTGGTGGTCATGGGTCAATTTGCCTTTATTTCCACATTTGTATCCCTGGTGGTATCCGCTCGATTGAAAAAATTTGACCGAACATTGGAAGAAGCGGCCTATAATCTAGGGGCCAACCGCTTTGAAGTTATTTGGCATATCACCCTAAAATTCTTAAAGCCTGCTTTGATCAGTTCCGGAGCAGTGGCGTTTTTGATGAGCTTTGAAAACTTCAATACCACCCTGTTTTTAGTGGGATCAGAGCCAACCCTGCCCATCAATCTTTATTTGCAATTGCGGGACGGCAGTACTCCGGTAATCAATGCGATCTCATTTCTCTTGATTGTGGGAACCTCTATATTGGCATTGATAAATTTGACCTTCAGTAAACCGGGAAAAGAGTTGTAA
- a CDS encoding extracellular solute-binding protein — MKKLFIMWVGVMFLICAGSVSAETLNLLTWKGYSPKILIDKFKKETGIEVKATYSNNEEMIAKLIATRGAGFDVAQPSQDRITAVQKKNRIYQPIDYSRIKSYWFIPSMLKATKMNTTVKGKGYGVPFCWGSSALIVNKKYAPDVKSFNALFDPKYAGRISYRLKRPTLLAAAFASGVNPFEKYNNIKEYKALMESMGQKMIKGKGLVKNYWTNGDSLLQSVRSGEVHVAMGWDSGGWKLHGENPDIDYIVPDTGALAWVDTFAIPAKAKNISGAYQWINFMLRPDNAAIFTNMEKYSTASDGALELVEPTMKANLKRCFSQADIDNMKWYPPVPSTKIESIEGKILDRVKAAK, encoded by the coding sequence ATGAAAAAATTATTTATCATGTGGGTGGGGGTGATGTTTCTGATTTGTGCAGGATCTGTATCGGCAGAAACATTAAATTTATTAACCTGGAAGGGCTATTCGCCGAAGATTCTGATCGATAAGTTTAAAAAAGAAACCGGAATCGAAGTGAAAGCGACCTATTCAAATAATGAAGAAATGATTGCGAAATTAATTGCAACCAGAGGTGCCGGATTTGATGTGGCCCAGCCCAGCCAGGATCGTATCACTGCGGTTCAAAAGAAGAATCGGATTTATCAACCGATTGATTATTCACGGATAAAGAGTTATTGGTTCATTCCATCCATGCTGAAAGCGACCAAAATGAATACCACGGTGAAAGGGAAAGGGTATGGTGTTCCTTTTTGCTGGGGGAGTTCCGCTCTTATTGTGAATAAAAAATATGCACCGGATGTAAAAAGCTTTAACGCTTTGTTTGATCCTAAATATGCCGGACGGATCAGTTACCGTTTGAAGCGGCCGACCTTGCTGGCTGCTGCATTTGCTTCCGGCGTCAATCCCTTTGAAAAGTATAATAACATTAAAGAATACAAAGCGTTAATGGAGTCCATGGGTCAGAAGATGATTAAAGGCAAAGGCTTGGTTAAGAATTACTGGACCAATGGAGACTCACTCCTGCAATCCGTGAGATCCGGTGAGGTACATGTGGCGATGGGATGGGATAGTGGTGGATGGAAGCTCCATGGCGAAAATCCGGATATCGACTACATAGTACCGGATACCGGTGCATTGGCCTGGGTGGATACATTTGCGATTCCTGCCAAAGCAAAAAATATATCAGGGGCTTACCAGTGGATCAACTTTATGCTGCGACCGGACAATGCGGCAATTTTTACTAACATGGAAAAATATTCAACCGCTTCAGATGGTGCACTTGAACTGGTTGAACCCACCATGAAAGCCAACTTGAAACGCTGTTTTTCACAGGCTGATATCGATAATATGAAGTGGTATCCTCCAGTCCCAAGCACCAAGATTGAATCCATTGAAGGGAAAATTTTAGACAGGGTAAAGGCGGCTAAATAA
- a CDS encoding cache domain-containing protein translates to MITTCEGCGKQYRIDPEKIKGESAKFKCTSCGQIITAYKPAEGQVSSPSGMSSKAESQSKASGKSYQVSKPVKGKTRKKSAKEKLGIEGLSIRSKITMIIVALVVISLAIAGFIASSQSRSALSKQAEEHLKKNTLLKSKEYALTFERIKEEVLGLADYASVTYKREDIKTDIGIKTLMPWDGTGYGNPSLNAKLNNERLFIQQVGLVLKSVVSNNPYLSLGYFGTETKMTVFDNEAVVGVIEKLKAFDVTQRPWYLSAKKKKGIIWTEPYVDANTKKLVVTCAAPVFKAKNVLAGVVGFDVLLDTLQKDILTLDIGYDSYAFLVSRKGSVLVRPGMKSGDARWDTTYKTQNLLKTDNPEFNSIISKMIKGRSGIDTYDAGDGIKYTAYAPLQTIGASMGIVASKGEVVKPAVAIRNFIIVVFVVVLLLSILVGLFIGNNITKPINELTTVANLISQGKRDLDVLNEDRKDEIGVLTKSFNRLVISLKLAMSR, encoded by the coding sequence ATGATCACCACATGTGAGGGATGCGGCAAACAATATCGAATAGACCCTGAAAAGATCAAGGGCGAATCAGCGAAGTTTAAGTGCACGTCTTGCGGGCAAATTATTACGGCATACAAACCCGCTGAAGGGCAGGTTTCTTCGCCTTCCGGCATGTCCTCAAAGGCTGAATCCCAATCAAAGGCCTCAGGGAAAAGTTATCAGGTCTCGAAACCTGTGAAGGGAAAAACGAGAAAGAAATCTGCCAAAGAAAAACTGGGCATCGAAGGCCTGTCTATTAGATCCAAAATCACTATGATCATTGTGGCCTTAGTGGTCATTTCTCTTGCTATAGCGGGTTTTATTGCCAGCTCCCAGAGTCGGAGCGCACTTTCAAAACAGGCAGAAGAGCACCTTAAAAAAAATACACTGCTTAAATCAAAAGAATATGCCCTTACTTTCGAGAGGATTAAAGAAGAAGTTTTGGGTTTGGCCGATTATGCAAGTGTCACCTATAAAAGAGAAGACATTAAAACGGATATTGGGATAAAAACCCTGATGCCCTGGGACGGCACCGGATACGGGAATCCCTCTTTGAATGCCAAGTTGAATAATGAAAGACTTTTTATTCAGCAGGTCGGTCTGGTACTGAAGAGTGTGGTTTCTAACAATCCATACCTGAGTCTCGGGTATTTCGGGACTGAAACAAAAATGACGGTCTTCGATAACGAGGCAGTGGTCGGTGTGATTGAAAAACTCAAAGCGTTCGATGTAACCCAACGTCCCTGGTATCTTAGCGCAAAGAAAAAAAAGGGGATTATCTGGACCGAGCCTTATGTGGATGCCAACACCAAGAAACTGGTGGTGACATGCGCTGCACCCGTGTTTAAGGCTAAGAATGTTTTGGCCGGCGTGGTGGGGTTCGACGTGCTTCTGGACACACTCCAGAAAGATATTCTTACCCTGGATATCGGGTATGACAGTTACGCCTTTCTGGTGAGTCGAAAGGGAAGTGTGCTGGTGAGACCGGGTATGAAATCCGGCGATGCCAGATGGGATACCACCTATAAGACACAGAATCTATTAAAAACCGATAATCCCGAGTTTAATAGTATTATCAGTAAAATGATCAAGGGTCGATCCGGTATTGATACTTATGATGCCGGAGATGGAATCAAATACACGGCATATGCTCCGTTGCAGACCATTGGTGCCAGTATGGGCATAGTGGCATCCAAGGGCGAAGTGGTTAAACCCGCTGTGGCCATTCGAAACTTCATTATTGTTGTATTTGTCGTGGTTCTCCTGTTGTCGATTCTCGTGGGATTGTTCATCGGTAATAATATTACCAAACCCATTAATGAACTGACCACGGTGGCCAATTTGATCAGCCAGGGAAAGAGAGACCTGGATGTTCTAAATGAAGACCGAAAAGATGAAATCGGTGTGCTAACCAAGTCCTTTAACCGGCTGGTGATCAGCCTGAAACTGGCAATGTCCAGATAA
- a CDS encoding ABC transporter ATP-binding protein encodes MLHVEKIHTFYGLSHILFGVSLEVNQGEIVCLLGRNGAGKSTTIKSIMGLTPPQQGFIKFKGITCTGQKPYLMARMGIGFVPDDRRVFADLTVGENLEISERSFQDGGWNKDRVYEFYPALGEIDTRKAGFLSGGEQQMLTIARALMTNPEFILLDEPTEGLAPLIVNMLEDQIARLKESGMTVLLAEQNLEVALRLSDRGYIIDNGVIKYHGTSDDLNDNEEIRNKYLCV; translated from the coding sequence ATGCTCCACGTAGAAAAAATCCATACTTTTTATGGCCTGAGCCATATTCTTTTCGGTGTTTCGCTCGAAGTGAATCAGGGTGAGATTGTCTGCCTGCTGGGACGAAACGGTGCGGGGAAAAGCACAACCATTAAAAGTATTATGGGGTTAACACCACCTCAGCAGGGATTTATCAAATTTAAAGGCATCACCTGTACCGGCCAAAAACCATACCTGATGGCCCGCATGGGAATTGGATTTGTTCCTGACGATCGCCGGGTGTTTGCCGATCTCACTGTGGGGGAAAACCTGGAAATCTCTGAGAGAAGCTTTCAAGATGGCGGGTGGAACAAGGATCGGGTGTATGAATTTTACCCGGCTTTGGGAGAAATAGATACCCGTAAAGCCGGATTTCTCAGCGGCGGTGAGCAACAGATGCTGACCATCGCCAGAGCACTGATGACCAATCCTGAGTTTATTTTACTCGATGAGCCCACCGAGGGATTGGCACCCCTGATCGTGAACATGCTTGAAGATCAGATTGCCCGCCTCAAGGAAAGTGGTATGACCGTTCTTTTGGCAGAACAGAACCTGGAAGTTGCCTTGCGCCTGAGCGACCGGGGGTATATCATTGACAACGGTGTGATCAAATACCACGGCACCAGCGACGATCTTAACGACAACGAAGAGATTAGAAATAAATACCTGTGTGTGTAA
- a CDS encoding ABC transporter permease translates to MRSNTRWAFFFFLSPVLLWLFLLIVLPHLDLLINSFRTEDDYGEMTWGLYNYKEFFFEPIYWKTFVRTAIYSIITTFLTFVISFPVAFYITKVASFRYKGFLTILLLLPFWVSEIVRIYGWMSLLRESGVINHFLLKLGILDQPIEMLYNDATMIMGLVYTTMLFMVVPLLSVMESLDNSLIEAAYDLGANMWSILFKIVIPHSVPGIVSGSIVVFMLTLGNYLTPNLMGGKNALWFTEQIYNQFIASLNWNQGAAFGFLLLALSSLIIWLALRVSGQKLSRVAQ, encoded by the coding sequence ATGCGATCAAACACACGATGGGCATTTTTCTTTTTTTTAAGTCCGGTTTTATTATGGTTATTCTTGTTGATTGTACTTCCCCATTTGGATTTATTGATTAATTCTTTTCGCACGGAAGACGACTATGGCGAGATGACCTGGGGGTTGTATAATTATAAAGAGTTCTTTTTTGAACCGATCTATTGGAAGACATTTGTCCGTACCGCCATTTATTCCATTATCACCACTTTTTTAACATTTGTGATTTCCTTTCCGGTTGCATTTTATATTACTAAAGTGGCTTCTTTCCGTTATAAAGGATTTTTAACCATTTTACTCCTGCTGCCTTTTTGGGTGAGCGAGATTGTGAGAATTTACGGTTGGATGAGTCTGTTAAGAGAAAGTGGGGTCATCAATCATTTTTTGTTGAAACTGGGGATTTTAGATCAACCCATTGAAATGCTATATAACGATGCAACCATGATTATGGGATTGGTATACACCACCATGTTATTTATGGTGGTTCCGCTGTTGTCTGTGATGGAAAGTCTGGACAACAGTTTGATCGAGGCGGCTTATGATTTAGGGGCCAATATGTGGTCCATTCTGTTTAAAATTGTTATTCCACATTCTGTCCCGGGAATTGTTTCCGGTTCCATTGTTGTGTTTATGTTAACCTTGGGTAATTATCTGACACCCAATTTAATGGGAGGAAAAAACGCTCTGTGGTTTACCGAACAAATCTACAATCAGTTTATTGCCAGCTTAAACTGGAACCAGGGTGCTGCATTTGGCTTTTTATTGCTGGCATTATCGTCCTTGATTATCTGGCTGGCTTTAAGAGTTAGCGGCCAAAAACTCAGCAGGGTCGCACAATGA
- a CDS encoding lactate utilization protein, with protein sequence MTEIEQAEFIGHIRKALNRTDSRKLVLKDIIPGVPDEDDLRLLEQIKGRSKKMAFALLKQVAETGRLLNMVVIEEKDAASTAAAISRIAVEKKPEWGDKKMVVAWDHPLVRSLELSAQLQAHDIPVYYPDIKSGEKWKKEFGRRAAGSFIGVTSADYCIAQTATLTMKSRIGQPRCVSLLPSIHIAVIRLDQILADLKELYTLLKWDPDERAEGITDCMTFITGPSKTADIEATLVDGAHGPRELYLFVLT encoded by the coding sequence ATGACTGAGATCGAACAGGCCGAATTTATCGGTCATATAAGAAAAGCACTGAACCGGACAGATTCCCGCAAGCTGGTACTGAAAGATATCATCCCAGGTGTTCCGGATGAAGACGATTTAAGGCTTCTTGAACAAATTAAGGGACGCAGTAAAAAAATGGCCTTTGCTCTGCTCAAACAAGTTGCTGAAACCGGCAGGTTGCTAAACATGGTGGTTATTGAAGAAAAAGACGCAGCCTCAACTGCCGCAGCCATCTCACGAATTGCTGTCGAAAAAAAACCTGAATGGGGAGATAAAAAGATGGTGGTGGCGTGGGATCATCCGTTGGTCAGGAGTCTGGAGCTATCTGCACAACTACAGGCGCATGATATCCCTGTTTATTATCCGGATATAAAATCAGGAGAAAAATGGAAAAAAGAATTTGGCAGGCGGGCGGCCGGTTCATTCATTGGTGTTACCTCCGCAGACTACTGTATTGCCCAAACCGCCACCCTGACCATGAAAAGCCGCATCGGACAACCCCGATGCGTTTCACTTCTCCCATCTATTCACATCGCAGTTATCAGGCTGGATCAGATTCTTGCTGACTTGAAAGAGTTGTACACGCTGCTAAAGTGGGACCCCGATGAACGGGCCGAAGGTATTACAGACTGTATGACTTTTATCACCGGCCCCAGCAAAACGGCGGATATTGAGGCGACCTTGGTGGATGGCGCCCATGGCCCAAGGGAACTTTATTTGTTTGTTCTTACATGA
- a CDS encoding (Fe-S)-binding protein, producing the protein MKFAKNVTLFVQCLVDGLYPEVGEAMVTIFNKLGIPLNCPLDQTCCGQPAFNAGYRKAARVAAKRFIEIFEDSEAIVCPSGSCVDMVKNRYRDLFEDDAKWFERAVQVGLRTFELSQYIVDILKIEDVGACYHGKITYHDSCHLLRGLGISEQPRRLIRNIKKAELVEMKDSDRCCGFGGTFSVKYPVISTAMVDDKINHIIASGADTVTGCDVSCLMNIQGRLSRVGSSVKTLHIAQLLAG; encoded by the coding sequence ATGAAATTTGCAAAAAATGTCACCCTGTTTGTACAATGCCTGGTGGATGGACTCTATCCCGAAGTGGGAGAGGCCATGGTTACCATTTTCAACAAGCTCGGTATTCCCCTAAACTGCCCGCTGGATCAGACATGCTGCGGGCAGCCTGCCTTTAATGCTGGCTATCGTAAAGCTGCCAGGGTAGCGGCAAAACGATTCATTGAAATCTTCGAAGACTCGGAAGCAATCGTATGTCCCTCCGGATCATGCGTAGATATGGTTAAAAACCGCTATCGAGATCTTTTTGAAGATGATGCAAAGTGGTTTGAACGGGCTGTTCAGGTGGGCCTCAGAACATTCGAGCTGAGCCAGTACATTGTGGATATCCTTAAAATTGAGGATGTGGGTGCCTGTTACCATGGAAAAATTACGTATCACGATTCTTGTCACCTGCTGAGGGGGTTGGGTATCAGTGAACAGCCGCGGCGGCTGATACGGAATATCAAAAAAGCCGAACTTGTTGAAATGAAAGACTCAGACAGATGCTGTGGTTTCGGTGGAACATTTTCCGTCAAATACCCGGTGATTTCCACGGCAATGGTAGATGATAAAATAAATCACATCATTGCTTCCGGAGCAGATACGGTGACAGGCTGCGATGTAAGCTGCCTGATGAACATCCAGGGAAGGCTTAGCAGGGTGGGGTCATCTGTAAAAACTTTGCATATTGCACAGTTACTGGCCGGGTAA
- a CDS encoding ABC transporter ATP-binding protein, translating into MQIDLSVKNVTKKFGSFTAVNSVSFDIENGKFFSILGPSGCGKTTLLRMIAGFSDPTLGSIEIRGKDVVGVSPNKRPVNMVFQHLALFPMMNVAENIAFGLKRRGETKENIGPKVTDILHRVGLTGFEEKKIDQLSGGQKQRVAIARCLILEPTVLLLDEPLGALDLKLREYMKVELKTLQQKIGTTFMYITHDQSEALVMSDHVAVMNNGAFEQVDTPQNLYHNPKTPFIAMFVGDNNSWSGSVKQVDGDFATIITDEGNRFQTKIKKTVQVDDPVDLYLRPEAMLIQPDPSLKDINRFQVKVKSILFDGAGSRLLVYPENSTKELLVALPQNRQFDHVKPDDQLEIGWDRKSGICFLK; encoded by the coding sequence ATGCAGATCGATTTATCCGTTAAAAATGTCACCAAAAAGTTTGGTTCTTTTACTGCGGTAAATTCTGTCAGTTTTGATATTGAAAATGGTAAGTTTTTTTCCATCCTGGGTCCTTCCGGTTGCGGGAAAACCACTTTATTAAGAATGATCGCCGGTTTCTCTGATCCAACCTTGGGTTCCATCGAAATCAGGGGAAAAGATGTGGTTGGCGTTTCTCCCAATAAACGCCCGGTCAATATGGTATTCCAGCATTTAGCCTTATTTCCCATGATGAATGTCGCTGAAAATATTGCATTCGGTTTAAAAAGACGCGGGGAAACAAAAGAAAACATTGGCCCAAAAGTCACCGATATTCTCCATCGTGTTGGATTAACCGGTTTTGAAGAAAAGAAAATTGATCAACTGTCAGGGGGACAAAAACAGCGGGTTGCCATTGCCAGATGTTTGATATTGGAACCGACTGTTCTTTTGTTGGATGAACCACTGGGTGCACTTGATCTTAAATTGAGAGAGTATATGAAAGTGGAACTGAAAACGTTGCAGCAGAAAATTGGGACTACTTTTATGTATATCACTCATGATCAGTCTGAGGCATTGGTGATGTCTGATCATGTGGCGGTGATGAACAACGGTGCTTTTGAACAGGTGGATACGCCGCAAAATCTGTATCATAATCCAAAAACTCCGTTTATAGCCATGTTTGTTGGGGATAATAACAGCTGGTCCGGGTCAGTGAAACAGGTGGATGGCGATTTTGCAACGATCATCACAGATGAAGGGAACCGGTTTCAAACCAAAATCAAAAAGACAGTGCAAGTGGATGATCCGGTAGATCTCTACTTACGACCGGAAGCCATGCTGATTCAACCTGATCCCAGCCTGAAAGATATCAACCGGTTTCAGGTAAAAGTCAAATCTATATTGTTTGATGGTGCCGGGAGCCGCCTGCTGGTTTATCCTGAGAACTCAACCAAAGAACTACTCGTTGCTCTACCTCAAAATAGACAATTCGATCATGTTAAACCCGATGACCAACTGGAAATCGGTTGGGATCGAAAATCCGGTATTTGCTTCTTAAAATAA
- a CDS encoding LutB/LldF family L-lactate oxidation iron-sulfur protein produces MNYSNYKPKAQEAINNPVLQKALANLQQRFGRGTAEGYRKLPEGPDLRLKAHDIRMRSIENLDVLLVALADGIRQNGGHIHFAPDGKTAVNHCLQIARKHHVKLAVKGKSMLTEEIGLNDALDDAGIETVETDLGEYIVQLAGEKPSHIIAPAIHKTKEQVGRLFQEKLGISYTDDPPALTRVARKALREKFLQADMGISGCNLACAESGHITTVSNEGNIRMATTLPKVHVAFMGMERVVADLKDHEILFRLLAMGAAAQNMAGYVSYIGGPGREGQTDGPEEFHLIIIDNGRSRILADTDFREILCCIRCGACLNVCPVYGKIGGHSYGYAYSGPVGAVVNPLLVGINQACDLCLGESLCGACMEACPVNIDIPRMLLLLRAKLAEGDKTWNVKVKSRVEQASFSVWSWLIRSRPLYDLFLKTAYMGQKLLPEKNKMIRSLPFAGKGWTQSRDLKQFAYPSFIHRFKKNTAEKQND; encoded by the coding sequence TTGAATTATTCAAATTACAAGCCCAAAGCACAGGAAGCCATAAACAATCCTGTGCTTCAAAAAGCTCTGGCAAACCTTCAGCAGCGTTTCGGCAGGGGAACTGCCGAAGGTTACCGCAAACTGCCCGAGGGGCCGGATTTAAGGTTAAAGGCCCATGATATCAGGATGAGGTCCATTGAAAACCTTGATGTTCTGCTGGTCGCACTTGCCGACGGAATACGGCAAAACGGCGGCCATATCCATTTCGCCCCTGACGGCAAGACCGCTGTAAATCATTGCCTTCAAATTGCCCGAAAGCATCATGTAAAGCTGGCGGTTAAGGGCAAGTCGATGCTTACCGAAGAGATCGGGCTCAACGATGCACTGGATGATGCCGGTATTGAAACCGTGGAAACAGATCTTGGTGAGTACATCGTCCAGCTTGCAGGGGAAAAACCGTCACATATCATCGCACCGGCTATCCATAAAACAAAGGAACAGGTTGGCCGTCTTTTTCAGGAAAAGCTGGGGATTTCATATACTGATGACCCTCCCGCTTTAACCCGGGTTGCCAGAAAAGCCCTGCGGGAAAAGTTCCTCCAAGCGGATATGGGAATCTCTGGATGTAACCTCGCATGCGCAGAAAGCGGGCATATCACCACCGTTTCCAACGAAGGAAATATCAGGATGGCCACCACTCTGCCGAAAGTGCACGTTGCTTTCATGGGTATGGAAAGAGTCGTAGCTGATCTCAAAGACCACGAAATTCTTTTCAGACTTCTGGCCATGGGTGCTGCTGCTCAGAACATGGCTGGCTATGTCAGCTATATCGGAGGCCCCGGGAGAGAGGGACAGACAGACGGTCCCGAGGAGTTCCACCTTATCATTATCGATAACGGCAGAAGCCGAATTCTTGCGGATACGGATTTCAGAGAAATACTCTGCTGCATCCGCTGCGGCGCCTGTCTGAATGTTTGTCCTGTTTACGGTAAAATAGGCGGACACTCATACGGTTATGCTTATTCAGGACCTGTCGGAGCTGTAGTGAACCCCCTGCTGGTGGGGATCAACCAGGCCTGTGACCTTTGCCTTGGCGAATCCCTGTGTGGCGCTTGCATGGAGGCCTGCCCGGTCAACATCGATATCCCCCGGATGCTTCTTCTGCTCCGCGCCAAACTTGCCGAAGGGGATAAAACCTGGAACGTAAAGGTAAAAAGCAGGGTTGAACAGGCCTCTTTTTCTGTGTGGTCATGGCTGATACGAAGCCGGCCTCTTTACGATCTTTTTCTTAAAACCGCGTATATGGGGCAAAAATTGCTTCCAGAAAAAAACAAAATGATTCGCTCGCTTCCCTTTGCTGGAAAGGGCTGGACCCAAAGCCGTGATTTGAAGCAATTTGCATATCCGAGTTTCATCCACAGGTTTAAAAAAAATACTGCGGAAAAACAGAATGACTGA
- a CDS encoding glycerophosphodiester phosphodiesterase family protein, whose product MILNIAHRGARSIAPENTLTAAQKAYDQGAHMWETDIGVTKDEQLILFHNDSLSLTTDAASRFPNRHPWTFTSFTLDEIRSLDAGSWFVQTDPHRQILAGNISQTDLDSYCGVKVPTLTEAIELTQKLNWKINLELKVLPAEMKHFPVLDRVLGELDRMKFSVDQFVISSFNHDWLREIRKKRPEYKVEALIGYPEVKPINWGNFEFATYNVNRKVTTPEEIKKVSQKGIKINLYNINDKNDMIQFIEAGASGIITDYPQIMSKMGYCR is encoded by the coding sequence ATGATTTTAAATATTGCTCACCGAGGAGCTCGCAGTATTGCTCCGGAAAACACGCTGACTGCAGCACAGAAAGCATATGATCAGGGTGCCCACATGTGGGAAACCGATATCGGCGTGACCAAAGATGAACAACTGATTTTATTTCATAACGATTCCCTATCTCTGACAACCGATGCCGCAAGTCGATTTCCTAATCGCCATCCCTGGACATTTACTTCATTTACTTTAGACGAGATTAGAAGCCTTGATGCCGGTTCCTGGTTTGTCCAAACAGATCCGCACCGGCAAATTCTGGCTGGAAATATTTCCCAAACCGATTTAGACAGTTATTGCGGGGTAAAAGTCCCCACCTTAACAGAAGCGATCGAACTGACTCAGAAATTAAACTGGAAAATCAATTTGGAGTTAAAAGTGCTTCCAGCTGAAATGAAGCATTTTCCCGTTTTGGATCGTGTGCTTGGTGAATTAGATCGGATGAAATTTTCCGTCGATCAGTTCGTTATATCTTCTTTTAATCACGACTGGTTGCGGGAAATCCGGAAGAAACGGCCCGAATATAAAGTCGAAGCATTGATCGGTTATCCAGAAGTCAAACCGATAAACTGGGGGAACTTTGAATTTGCTACTTATAATGTTAACCGAAAGGTTACTACGCCCGAAGAAATAAAGAAGGTCTCCCAAAAAGGAATTAAAATTAATTTATATAACATTAATGACAAAAATGACATGATTCAATTTATCGAGGCCGGAGCCTCTGGAATCATAACTGACTATCCTCAAATCATGAGCAAAATGGGGTACTGCAGATAA
- a CDS encoding type 1 glutamine amidotransferase, whose product MMTRPNRVHICILNCYPKASRENFDRSDVGHPHDLFKGFFNRYLPNAIIDISFIADVGEALPTGTELSDYDGYVWTGSDLTIYHTDDPRVSRQIELCREIFKSGIPSFGSCWGIQMACLVAGGAVKKNPKGREWAIAKNIRLTEAGKRSDMLKGKPDKFDAFIMHLDEVSRLPQGVELLATNDHTTVQAVEVTFDQGTFWATQYHPEYNLFEMSRLISARATPLVTEGFFKQEDGVKKYASDLKKLHNHPESESLRNKLDIQDDITDSDIRELELRNWVDMQVMGNR is encoded by the coding sequence ATGATGACCCGGCCGAATCGAGTTCATATTTGTATACTCAACTGCTATCCGAAAGCCAGTCGGGAAAACTTCGACCGTTCCGATGTGGGACATCCCCATGATCTATTTAAGGGTTTTTTTAATCGATACCTGCCGAATGCGATCATCGATATCTCTTTTATTGCCGATGTCGGGGAAGCCCTGCCCACTGGAACAGAGTTGAGCGATTACGACGGTTATGTCTGGACCGGTTCAGATTTAACTATCTATCACACAGATGACCCAAGAGTCTCAAGACAAATTGAACTTTGCCGGGAAATCTTCAAAAGCGGAATTCCCTCATTTGGGAGTTGCTGGGGAATTCAAATGGCCTGTCTGGTCGCGGGGGGTGCGGTAAAGAAAAATCCAAAAGGACGGGAATGGGCCATTGCCAAAAATATTCGCCTGACCGAAGCCGGCAAACGATCAGACATGCTAAAGGGAAAACCGGATAAGTTTGATGCCTTCATCATGCATCTTGACGAAGTCTCCCGTTTGCCGCAAGGAGTGGAGTTGTTAGCCACCAATGACCATACCACTGTTCAGGCAGTCGAAGTAACCTTTGATCAGGGAACGTTCTGGGCAACACAGTATCATCCGGAATACAATTTATTTGAAATGTCCCGATTGATTTCCGCACGTGCCACCCCCCTGGTTACTGAAGGATTTTTTAAGCAAGAGGACGGGGTAAAGAAATATGCTTCAGATTTAAAAAAGCTGCATAATCACCCGGAATCCGAATCTCTAAGAAATAAGCTGGATATTCAAGACGACATTACCGATTCCGACATTAGAGAGTTAGAATTAAGAAATTGGGTTGATATGCAGGTGATGGGAAACCGTTAA